In Nocardioides marinus, one DNA window encodes the following:
- a CDS encoding 2'-5' RNA ligase family protein, giving the protein MPKLHALELVPDDDGRARVRELWSALQEAGLPSQADHTKTSNQPHVTVVEAPEIPDAAIDVARARLRGMLPVTATARGVLLLGGDRVTIALGVDLHDDVVRRVLAVRVQVPDRAHRGWLPHVTLARRVPRADLGRALDIVGAPEIELRLTEVRRWDPDKGHVTTL; this is encoded by the coding sequence ATGCCGAAGCTGCACGCCCTCGAGCTGGTGCCCGACGACGACGGCCGCGCCCGCGTCCGCGAGCTGTGGAGTGCGTTGCAGGAGGCGGGGCTGCCCAGCCAGGCCGACCACACGAAGACGAGCAACCAGCCGCACGTCACCGTCGTGGAGGCTCCCGAGATCCCCGACGCCGCCATCGACGTCGCCCGAGCCCGGCTGCGCGGCATGCTGCCGGTCACCGCGACCGCGCGCGGCGTCCTGTTGCTGGGCGGCGACCGGGTCACGATCGCCCTCGGGGTCGACCTGCACGACGACGTCGTACGCCGGGTCCTCGCCGTGCGGGTCCAGGTGCCCGACCGCGCGCACCGGGGCTGGCTGCCACACGTGACGCTGGCCCGCCGGGTGCCGCGGGCCGACCTCGGCCGGGCGCTCGACATCGTGGGGGCGCCCGAGATCGAGCTCCGGCTCACCGAGGTGCGGCGCTGGGACCCCGACAAGGGCCACGTCACCACGCTCTGA
- a CDS encoding DUF480 domain-containing protein yields MPDLDLQLSPTEQRILGSLLEKQVTVPASYPLTLGGLRSACNQTSSREPVTDLDEQTIESATKVLKDKGALRIVWSDTGRRTLKYHQVLTDLLDLEDDERALLTVLLLRGPQSPGELRPRTERLHRFDGRDDAESCLVGMAERGFVRRLDKRPGDRDHRWVHLLGAVDTGEPTPVAAVDRESPIADSPEARDDRVRATYGAVAEAYAEHLTAELDDLPFERWLLERIASETTGPVVEVGSGPGHVTAYLHAAGADARGLDLTPEMVEVARSRFPGVRYDVGDLRRLMRPESAAGWGAVLAWYSLIHLAASELPAALESLVRPLAPGGLLVVALQAGDDVAHLDEWFGVEGLALDFVRHDPESIVGLVEAAGLTDVEWYLRGPVTARGEQTRRLYVLARRP; encoded by the coding sequence GTGCCCGACCTCGACCTCCAGCTGAGCCCGACCGAGCAGCGGATCCTCGGGAGCCTGCTGGAGAAGCAGGTCACCGTCCCCGCGTCGTACCCGCTGACGCTCGGCGGGCTGCGCTCCGCCTGCAACCAGACCTCCAGCCGCGAGCCGGTGACGGACCTCGACGAGCAGACCATCGAGAGCGCCACCAAGGTGCTCAAGGACAAGGGCGCGCTGCGCATCGTCTGGTCCGACACCGGGCGACGGACGCTGAAGTACCACCAGGTCCTCACCGACCTGCTCGACCTCGAGGACGACGAGCGCGCCCTGCTGACGGTCCTGCTGCTGCGTGGACCGCAGTCCCCGGGCGAGCTGCGCCCCCGCACCGAGCGCCTGCACCGCTTCGACGGTCGTGACGACGCCGAGTCGTGCTTGGTGGGGATGGCCGAGCGGGGGTTCGTGCGCCGGCTCGACAAGCGCCCGGGGGACCGCGACCACCGGTGGGTGCACCTGCTCGGCGCTGTCGACACGGGGGAGCCGACGCCGGTCGCCGCAGTCGACCGGGAGAGCCCGATCGCGGACTCGCCCGAGGCGCGCGATGACCGGGTGCGCGCGACCTACGGGGCGGTGGCCGAGGCCTACGCCGAGCACCTCACGGCCGAGCTGGACGACCTGCCGTTCGAGCGCTGGCTTCTCGAGCGGATCGCGAGCGAGACGACCGGCCCCGTGGTCGAGGTCGGCAGCGGACCGGGCCACGTGACGGCGTACCTGCACGCGGCCGGCGCCGACGCACGCGGCCTGGACCTGACCCCCGAGATGGTCGAGGTGGCTCGCTCCCGCTTCCCCGGCGTCCGGTACGACGTGGGCGACCTGCGTCGGCTGATGCGACCGGAGTCCGCGGCCGGCTGGGGTGCGGTGCTGGCGTGGTACTCCCTCATCCATCTCGCCGCCTCCGAACTGCCTGCGGCCCTTGAGTCGCTGGTGCGGCCCTTGGCTCCGGGTGGTCTGCTGGTGGTCGCGCTCCAGGCGGGCGACGACGTCGCCCACCTGGACGAGTGGTTCGGCGTCGAGGGACTGGCCCTGGACTTCGTCCGCCACGACCCGGAGTCGATCGTGGGGCTCGTCGAGGCCGCGGGACTGACCGACGTCGAGTGGTACCTCCGCGGGCCGGTCACCGCACGCGGCGAGCAGACCCGCCGCCTCTACGTCCTCGCCCGTCGCCCCTGA
- a CDS encoding acetaldehyde dehydrogenase (acetylating): MSKLTAAIVGPGNIGTDLMYKLLRSDVIEPRWMIGVDPSSEGLKLAAEKGLVSTHEGVDWLLKQDELPDLIFEATSAYVHREYAPRYEEAGIRAIDLTPAAIGPAVIPPVNGETHVDAMNVNMITCGGQATIPMVAAVSRVAPVSYAEIVASVSSMSAGPGTRANIDEFTRTTSNGVREIGGATEGKAIIILNPAEPPMIMRDTIFCAADHDADRDAIVASVFAMEKAVQEYVPGYRLLQEPQLDEPSPATRGALKVSIFVEVEGAGDFLPPYAGNLDIMTAAATQVGQNIARSLLVEQ; this comes from the coding sequence ATGAGCAAGCTGACCGCAGCGATCGTCGGGCCAGGCAACATCGGCACCGACCTGATGTACAAGCTGCTGCGCTCCGACGTGATCGAGCCGCGCTGGATGATCGGCGTCGACCCCAGCAGCGAGGGCCTCAAGCTGGCCGCCGAGAAGGGGTTGGTGTCGACCCACGAGGGTGTGGACTGGCTGCTGAAGCAGGACGAGCTGCCGGACCTCATCTTCGAGGCCACCTCGGCCTACGTGCACCGCGAGTACGCCCCGCGCTACGAGGAGGCCGGGATCCGGGCGATCGACCTGACGCCGGCCGCCATCGGCCCCGCGGTCATCCCGCCGGTCAACGGCGAGACCCACGTGGACGCGATGAACGTCAACATGATCACCTGCGGCGGACAGGCCACCATCCCCATGGTCGCCGCGGTCTCCCGCGTCGCACCGGTGTCCTACGCCGAGATCGTCGCCTCGGTCTCGAGCATGTCGGCCGGCCCCGGCACCCGCGCCAACATCGACGAGTTCACCCGCACCACCAGCAACGGGGTGCGTGAGATCGGCGGGGCCACCGAGGGCAAGGCGATCATCATCCTCAATCCGGCAGAGCCGCCGATGATCATGCGCGACACCATCTTCTGCGCTGCCGACCACGATGCCGACCGGGACGCGATCGTCGCGTCGGTCTTCGCGATGGAGAAGGCCGTCCAGGAGTACGTCCCCGGCTACCGGCTGCTGCAGGAGCCGCAGCTCGACGAGCCCTCGCCCGCCACCCGCGGAGCCCTCAAGGTCTCGATCTTCGTCGAGGTGGAGGGCGCGGGCGACTTCCTCCCGCCGTACGCCGGCAACCTCGACATCATGACCGCCGCCGCCACGCAGGTCGGCCAGAACATCGCCCGCAGCCTGCTGGTCGAGCAGTGA
- a CDS encoding MaoC/PaaZ C-terminal domain-containing protein: MPIDPTVAIGSPVGEVEFSWNQSDVLLYHLGIGAGSREGDNLSPDALRYTLDGPALQVLPSFGVVAPTFHMTDPPPLDLPGCDINLAQVVHGSQAISVSAPLPTSGSATIRTTLTDVWDKGKAAVIWQEGVATSPAGEELWRVRSSIFVKGEGGWGGDRGSSQAVEIPDRAADCDVAYDVTPQQALLYRLCGDRNPLHADPDFAKAAGFPAPILHGLCSYGIVLRELTDALLGGDATRVTGFGARFAGVVFPGETIRVQGWHEDGRLVASATVAGGPRDGSPVLADCWVDLA; this comes from the coding sequence ATGCCCATCGACCCCACCGTCGCCATCGGCTCCCCCGTCGGGGAGGTCGAGTTCTCGTGGAACCAGAGCGACGTGCTGCTCTACCACCTCGGCATCGGGGCCGGCTCCCGCGAGGGCGACAACCTCTCCCCCGACGCGCTGCGCTACACCCTCGACGGCCCGGCCCTGCAGGTGCTGCCGTCCTTCGGCGTGGTCGCCCCCACCTTCCACATGACCGACCCGCCGCCGCTCGACCTGCCCGGCTGCGACATCAACCTGGCCCAGGTCGTGCACGGCTCGCAGGCGATCTCGGTCTCCGCTCCGTTGCCGACCTCGGGCTCGGCCACGATCCGCACGACGCTGACCGATGTCTGGGACAAGGGCAAGGCCGCGGTCATCTGGCAGGAGGGCGTCGCCACCTCGCCGGCGGGCGAGGAGCTGTGGCGGGTGCGCTCGTCGATCTTCGTCAAGGGCGAGGGCGGCTGGGGCGGTGACCGCGGCTCCTCGCAGGCCGTGGAGATCCCCGACCGTGCGGCCGACTGCGACGTCGCCTACGACGTGACACCGCAGCAGGCGCTGCTCTACCGGCTGTGCGGCGACCGCAACCCGCTGCACGCCGACCCCGACTTCGCGAAGGCCGCCGGCTTCCCCGCGCCGATCCTGCACGGGCTGTGCTCCTACGGCATCGTGCTGCGCGAGCTGACCGACGCACTGCTCGGCGGCGACGCCACCCGGGTCACCGGGTTCGGCGCCCGCTTCGCCGGCGTGGTCTTCCCGGGCGAGACGATCCGCGTGCAGGGCTGGCACGAGGACGGGCGCCTCGTCGCCTCGGCCACCGTCGCCGGCGGTCCTCGCGACGGCTCCCCCGTGCTCGCCGACTGCTGGGTCGACCTGGCCTGA
- the kstD gene encoding 3-oxosteroid 1-dehydrogenase, with the protein MTGGPTGALPAEVDVVVVGAGAAGMSAALRAASLGLETVLLEKSEYFGGSTARSGGGVWIPDNYALRAAGESDGIEAAKTYLDAIVGDVVPKVRRDTYLERGPEVMDFIRDHSPVRFRWVPEYADYQPEQPGGRARGRSVEPDPIDGRIIGAELERLHPQYTKAPANMVVLQRDFRKISLGLRTLGGPLTMLRVLLRRTLAGLRRQRLYAMGNAIAIGLRKALMDAGVPVVHEAELSELLLSEGRVVGVKVRRDGTEHVVRARRGVVIGSGGFERNLEMREKYQPKPTSVDWTTGSQFNTGGGISAGITAGAEVALMDDSWWGPTIPLPSGPWFCLAERNLPGSIIVNQAGERYMNEALPYVEATHKIYEGEATGVGHVPSWMVIDTRYRNRYLFAGLFPRQPFPGRWYKYGTIKRASTIAGLAEEIGVPAAALEATVQRFNGFARSGVDEDFSRGESAYDKYYSDPTVKPNPSLGVIDQGPFYAVKIVPGDLGTKGGLVTDERARVLRPDGSPIEGLYAAGNASSAVMGHTYPGPGGTIGPALVFGYLAADDIAGQTGGRAATSASEERASRPHPNPESETV; encoded by the coding sequence ATGACGGGTGGTCCGACCGGCGCGTTGCCGGCAGAGGTGGATGTCGTCGTCGTGGGAGCCGGTGCGGCCGGCATGAGTGCGGCGCTGCGCGCTGCCTCCCTCGGCCTCGAGACGGTGCTGCTCGAGAAGAGCGAGTACTTCGGCGGGTCAACGGCCCGCAGCGGCGGCGGGGTCTGGATCCCCGACAACTACGCGCTGCGCGCGGCCGGGGAGTCCGACGGCATCGAGGCCGCCAAGACCTACCTCGACGCGATCGTGGGCGACGTGGTGCCCAAGGTCCGCCGCGACACCTACCTCGAGCGCGGGCCCGAGGTCATGGACTTCATCCGCGACCACTCCCCCGTGCGCTTCCGCTGGGTGCCGGAGTACGCCGACTACCAGCCCGAGCAGCCCGGCGGGCGTGCCCGCGGCCGCTCGGTGGAGCCGGACCCGATCGACGGGCGCATCATCGGCGCCGAGCTCGAGCGGCTGCACCCGCAGTACACCAAGGCACCGGCCAACATGGTGGTGCTGCAGCGCGACTTCCGGAAGATCAGCCTCGGCCTGCGCACCCTCGGCGGACCGCTCACGATGCTGCGGGTGCTGCTGCGGCGTACCCTCGCCGGCCTGCGCCGCCAGCGTCTCTACGCCATGGGCAACGCGATCGCCATCGGGCTGCGCAAGGCGCTCATGGACGCCGGCGTGCCGGTGGTCCACGAGGCCGAGCTGAGCGAGCTGCTGCTCTCCGAGGGTCGCGTCGTCGGTGTGAAGGTGCGCCGCGACGGCACCGAGCACGTCGTCCGGGCGCGCCGTGGCGTCGTCATCGGCTCCGGCGGGTTCGAGCGCAACCTGGAGATGCGCGAGAAGTACCAGCCCAAGCCGACCTCGGTGGACTGGACGACCGGCTCGCAGTTCAACACCGGCGGCGGCATCTCGGCGGGCATCACGGCCGGCGCCGAGGTCGCGCTGATGGACGACTCGTGGTGGGGCCCGACCATCCCGCTGCCCAGCGGCCCGTGGTTCTGCCTGGCCGAGCGCAACCTGCCCGGCTCGATCATCGTCAACCAGGCCGGCGAGCGCTACATGAACGAGGCGCTGCCCTACGTCGAGGCCACCCACAAGATCTACGAGGGCGAGGCCACCGGGGTGGGCCACGTGCCGAGCTGGATGGTCATCGACACCCGCTACCGCAACCGCTACCTCTTCGCCGGGCTGTTCCCGCGCCAGCCCTTCCCGGGCCGCTGGTACAAGTACGGCACCATCAAGCGGGCCTCGACGATCGCGGGGCTGGCCGAGGAGATCGGCGTGCCCGCCGCGGCGCTGGAGGCCACGGTCCAGCGCTTCAACGGCTTCGCCCGCAGCGGCGTCGACGAGGACTTCTCCCGCGGGGAGTCGGCGTACGACAAGTACTACTCCGACCCGACGGTCAAGCCGAACCCCTCGCTCGGCGTCATCGACCAGGGCCCCTTCTACGCGGTGAAGATCGTGCCCGGCGACCTCGGCACCAAGGGCGGGCTGGTCACCGACGAGCGCGCCCGAGTGCTGCGCCCCGACGGCTCACCGATCGAGGGCCTGTACGCCGCCGGCAACGCCTCGTCCGCGGTCATGGGCCACACCTACCCCGGCCCGGGCGGCACCATCGGTCCGGCGTTGGTCTTCGGCTACCTGGCCGCCGACGACATCGCCGGTCAGACCGGTGGTCGAGCAGCGACGAGCGCCAGCGAGGAGCGGGCGTCGAGACCACACCCGAACCCCGAGAGCGAGACCGTCTGA
- a CDS encoding fumarylacetoacetate hydrolase family protein, translated as MTSDDAIRAASQRLIRAQETGEPCAPVRDLIGTDDLAAAYAVQMGVVERRLAAGATVVGRKIGATSKAVQDQLGVDQPDFGYLLHDMDVSHGGPISMAGLLQPRVEAEVAFVLSHDVDPGDPDDITLDAVREAVEVALPALEIVDSRIAGWDIGFTDTVADCASSGLFVVGADARPLTELEPRDVDMTLTINGEVRSSGNGAACLGDPLEALRWLAVQAARFGDPLRKGHLVLSGALGPFVPFAPGDEVLASISGFAPLRATFTD; from the coding sequence GTGACGTCCGACGACGCGATCCGCGCTGCCAGCCAGCGCTTGATCCGAGCCCAGGAGACCGGGGAGCCGTGTGCTCCCGTGCGCGACCTCATCGGCACCGACGACCTGGCTGCGGCGTACGCCGTGCAGATGGGTGTCGTGGAGCGGCGACTGGCCGCCGGCGCGACCGTGGTCGGCCGCAAGATCGGGGCGACGTCCAAGGCGGTCCAGGACCAGCTCGGCGTCGACCAGCCCGACTTCGGCTACCTCCTCCACGACATGGACGTCAGCCACGGCGGCCCGATCTCGATGGCCGGGCTGCTCCAGCCGCGCGTCGAGGCCGAGGTGGCCTTCGTGCTCTCGCACGACGTCGATCCCGGGGACCCCGACGACATCACCCTCGACGCGGTCCGCGAGGCGGTGGAGGTCGCCCTGCCGGCCCTCGAGATCGTCGACTCCCGCATCGCCGGCTGGGACATCGGCTTCACCGACACCGTCGCCGACTGCGCCTCCAGCGGGCTCTTCGTCGTCGGTGCCGACGCCCGCCCCCTCACCGAGCTCGAGCCCCGTGACGTCGACATGACGTTGACGATCAACGGCGAGGTCCGCTCCAGCGGCAACGGCGCCGCCTGCCTGGGCGACCCGCTCGAGGCGCTGCGCTGGCTGGCGGTGCAGGCCGCCCGCTTCGGCGACCCGCTGCGCAAGGGCCACCTGGTCCTCTCCGGCGCCCTGGGGCCCTTCGTGCCCTTCGCACCCGGCGACGAGGTCCTCGCGTCCATCAGCGGCTTCGCCCCGCTGCGCGCCACCTTCACCGACTGA